A genomic segment from Segniliparus rotundus DSM 44985 encodes:
- a CDS encoding APC family permease: MASTDLSPEPTQRGEAPKGLKLGAIGLVGSIVIGLSATAPAYSLAGALGPLAGAVGEKIPAILLVSFLPTLCIAFAYRELCRDTPDCGTTFTWATKAFGPWTGWMSGWGLAVSGIIAVGNAAEIASIYLFRLFGHPAGGGAKIAVAAAIIVLMTWVSYRGLDLGERMQNVLMAIQFGVLAVISAIALVRVLTHHAGPQALAPRLSWLIPTGLSTSQFAAGVILCVFIYWGWDACLAVGEETRDSTRTPGRAAVISTLLLVTTYVMVSYAAQSFAGFGTTGIGLNNPGHASDVLTVLGEPAGGQAAAVALLLTVSVSALSSTQTIILPTARQALSMASYGALPERFASVNTKFLTPGFATTVTGGCCLFFYFALSLVSENVLVDSVSSLGLAVAFYYAMTAYACVWHFRRSLTASLRDFLLRGLLPLLGALTMTWAFVRSSMDMVDPGYGETRFGPVGGVFVIGVGILVAGAPLMLLATITGKDFFAGRTLNAQTEARIPPPPDSL; encoded by the coding sequence ATCGCAAGCACAGACCTCTCCCCCGAGCCAACCCAGCGCGGCGAAGCGCCCAAAGGCCTCAAACTCGGCGCGATCGGCCTCGTCGGCAGCATCGTGATCGGCCTTTCCGCCACAGCCCCCGCGTACAGCCTCGCCGGAGCCCTCGGCCCGCTCGCCGGGGCTGTCGGGGAGAAAATCCCGGCGATCCTGCTCGTCTCGTTCCTGCCCACGCTCTGCATCGCCTTCGCGTATCGCGAACTGTGCCGCGACACCCCGGACTGCGGCACCACCTTCACGTGGGCCACCAAAGCATTCGGGCCGTGGACGGGCTGGATGTCCGGCTGGGGCCTGGCGGTCTCGGGGATCATCGCGGTGGGCAATGCCGCCGAAATCGCCTCGATCTACCTGTTCCGCCTGTTCGGCCATCCAGCGGGCGGCGGCGCGAAAATCGCCGTCGCGGCGGCGATCATCGTGCTCATGACGTGGGTCAGCTATCGAGGCCTGGACCTCGGGGAACGCATGCAGAACGTGCTCATGGCAATCCAGTTCGGCGTGCTGGCCGTCATCTCGGCCATCGCGCTCGTCCGGGTCCTCACCCATCATGCGGGGCCGCAGGCGCTCGCCCCGCGCCTGAGCTGGCTGATCCCGACCGGCCTTTCGACCTCGCAATTCGCCGCGGGCGTCATTCTCTGCGTTTTCATCTACTGGGGATGGGACGCGTGCCTCGCGGTGGGCGAGGAGACTCGGGACTCGACCCGCACCCCTGGACGGGCGGCGGTGATCTCGACGCTGCTGCTCGTGACGACCTACGTCATGGTCAGCTACGCCGCGCAAAGCTTCGCCGGTTTCGGAACCACCGGGATCGGGCTGAACAACCCGGGCCACGCGAGCGATGTGCTCACCGTGCTCGGCGAGCCCGCCGGGGGCCAGGCAGCGGCGGTCGCCCTCCTGCTCACGGTCAGCGTCTCCGCGCTCTCCTCGACACAGACGATCATCCTGCCCACCGCGCGCCAAGCCCTCTCGATGGCCTCCTACGGCGCCCTGCCCGAGCGTTTCGCCTCCGTGAACACGAAATTCCTCACCCCTGGCTTCGCGACAACGGTCACCGGCGGATGCTGTCTGTTCTTCTATTTCGCGCTGTCCCTTGTGAGCGAAAACGTGCTCGTCGACTCGGTGTCCTCGCTCGGCCTCGCCGTGGCGTTCTACTACGCGATGACCGCCTACGCCTGCGTGTGGCACTTCCGGCGCAGCCTGACTGCTTCGCTGCGCGACTTCCTGCTGCGCGGCCTGCTGCCGTTGCTTGGCGCGCTCACGATGACCTGGGCGTTCGTGAGGAGCAGCATGGACATGGTCGATCCCGGCTACGGCGAAACCCGCTTCGGCCCTGTCGGGGGGGTCTTCGTCATCGGCGTGGGCATACTCGTGGCCGGGGCGCCGTTGATGCTCCTCGCGACCATCACCGGGAAGGACTTCTTCGCGGGTCGCACGCTCAACGCCCAGACCGAGGCCCGGATACCGCCGCCCCCGGACTCGTTGTGA
- a CDS encoding D-alanyl-D-alanine carboxypeptidase family protein has product MLRTGKSLKNAAAASLALLAAASIAPASWADPDDGQDSACAQRVTPPPAVDSSEAPQPGHPELPPLPVPAVTVGGAALASCGVVQPPGSPALPQGPAHGWLVADLDNGQVLAAEDPHGRFRPASTVKTLLALAVLNELDPKQLVQLTEGDQTADEESEHKFIQAGTTYSVFDLLEGALMVSSNGAANALARVLGGPGGVAAAVQKMNSLADELGAKDTRATTPSGVEAPGGPSSSSPYDLALIFRAAMKHADFRKIVGQKSVSMHGNPDDFPLVNDNAMLDDYPGMLGGKTGYTDDAEKTFVGAAERGRRRLVVTQMYGLNGASTFREQAAALLDWGFSSDPAIGVGKLVEPAPKPAPAATIAAPAGGAESSSTATTTLLLGGILAGGLVLASRELKRRKGASPTHA; this is encoded by the coding sequence GTGCTCAGGACCGGCAAGTCACTCAAAAATGCCGCCGCCGCCTCGCTCGCCCTGTTGGCCGCGGCCTCGATCGCTCCTGCGAGCTGGGCTGATCCTGACGATGGACAGGACTCCGCCTGCGCGCAGCGCGTCACCCCGCCGCCAGCTGTCGACTCCTCCGAAGCCCCCCAGCCGGGCCATCCCGAACTGCCGCCGCTGCCCGTCCCCGCCGTCACGGTCGGCGGGGCGGCGCTCGCCTCGTGCGGCGTGGTGCAGCCCCCCGGCTCGCCCGCCCTCCCACAAGGCCCCGCGCACGGCTGGCTCGTCGCGGACCTCGACAACGGCCAAGTGCTCGCGGCCGAAGACCCGCACGGCCGGTTCCGCCCCGCCAGCACGGTCAAAACCCTCCTCGCCCTCGCGGTCCTCAACGAGTTGGACCCCAAGCAGCTGGTCCAACTGACCGAAGGCGACCAGACCGCCGACGAGGAGAGCGAGCACAAGTTCATTCAGGCAGGGACCACCTACAGCGTGTTCGACTTGCTCGAAGGCGCGCTCATGGTCTCCTCGAACGGCGCCGCGAACGCGCTGGCCCGCGTGCTCGGCGGACCCGGCGGCGTGGCAGCCGCGGTGCAGAAGATGAACAGCCTCGCCGACGAGCTCGGCGCGAAAGACACCCGGGCCACCACGCCCTCCGGCGTGGAAGCCCCCGGCGGGCCGTCGAGCAGCTCTCCCTACGATCTCGCCCTCATTTTCCGCGCGGCCATGAAGCACGCGGACTTCCGCAAGATCGTCGGCCAGAAGTCTGTGTCGATGCACGGCAACCCGGACGACTTCCCCTTGGTCAACGACAACGCGATGCTGGACGACTACCCTGGCATGCTCGGTGGCAAAACCGGGTACACCGACGACGCCGAAAAGACGTTCGTCGGCGCGGCCGAGCGGGGCAGACGGCGCCTCGTGGTGACCCAGATGTACGGCCTCAACGGCGCAAGCACGTTCCGCGAGCAGGCTGCGGCGCTTTTGGACTGGGGGTTCTCCTCCGACCCCGCCATCGGCGTGGGCAAACTGGTCGAACCCGCCCCCAAGCCCGCGCCGGCCGCCACGATCGCCGCGCCGGCCGGCGGCGCCGAGTCCTCCTCGACAGCGACAACGACGCTGTTGCTCGGCGGCATCCTGGCAGGCGGCTTGGTCCTCGCGAGCCGTGAGCTCAAACGCCGCAAGGGCGCTTCGCCGACCCACGCGTAG
- a CDS encoding carbon starvation CstA family protein, translating to MSVTYLRGDPGLPPVGVVERRQPSLLARVLLVAVALLGAAAWSVIAAQRSEPVNAVWFVLAAIASYLVAYRCYAKFIERNVVRPRDENATPAELFEDGRDFVPTDRRVLFGHHFAAIAGAGPLVGPVLAAQMGYLPCTLWIVIGVVFAGAVQDYLVLAFSARRRGRSLGQLAREELGPVGGAAALVAVLAIMLLLTAVLAMIVVNALAESPWGVFSIAMTLPIALLMGVWLRYIRPGKVGEATAIGVALLLVAVAGGGWVADTPWGSHAFALSKTTIALAIVVYGFLASALPVWLLLAPRDYLSSFMKVSVISLLAVAVLLARPATQMPAITAFATSCTGPVFAGTLFPFLFITIACGALSGFHALVSSGTTPKLLEKEGQARLIGYGSMLLESFVAIMALLSAVILDPHLYFVMNAPVAVTKGTAEAAANWVNSLGLPGAPLPSAAIGDAASAVGEHSVVSRAGGAPTLALGMSHVLNVFGGSALAGFWYHFAIMFEALFILTTVDAGTRVARFMLSDTLGNVRGLGKLKDPSWRPGSLACSFAVAAGWGSLLLMGVTDPLGGINTLYPLFGVANQLLAAVALTVVTMILVRTGLARWAWVTLVPLAWDLTVTLAASWQKIFSANPDIGYWAQHRRYAAAQARGANSFGSAKTPAQIEAVVRNTAVQAALSVLLAVLVLVVVLTAAWVAWRTLRGFPALVEEEPAVPSRIFAPRGLFPTKTERAVAQEWATTGAPGRSALPRVSETAQRCC from the coding sequence ATGTCGGTGACCTACCTGCGCGGCGACCCTGGCCTTCCTCCCGTCGGCGTGGTCGAGCGCCGCCAGCCGAGCCTCCTCGCGCGCGTCCTCCTCGTCGCTGTCGCGCTCCTCGGCGCCGCCGCATGGAGCGTGATCGCGGCGCAGCGGTCCGAGCCGGTGAACGCGGTCTGGTTCGTGCTCGCCGCTATCGCGAGCTACCTCGTCGCCTACCGCTGCTACGCGAAGTTCATCGAGCGCAACGTCGTGCGGCCCCGTGACGAGAACGCCACGCCCGCCGAGCTGTTCGAGGACGGCAGAGACTTCGTCCCGACTGATCGGCGCGTCCTTTTCGGCCATCATTTCGCCGCCATCGCGGGAGCGGGCCCCCTCGTGGGGCCTGTGCTCGCCGCCCAGATGGGATACCTGCCGTGCACGCTGTGGATCGTCATCGGGGTGGTGTTCGCCGGGGCGGTGCAGGATTACCTCGTCCTCGCCTTCTCGGCCCGCAGGCGCGGACGAAGCCTCGGCCAGCTGGCACGAGAGGAGCTCGGCCCGGTCGGCGGGGCGGCGGCGCTGGTCGCCGTGCTCGCGATCATGCTGCTCTTGACCGCCGTGCTGGCCATGATCGTGGTCAATGCGCTCGCGGAAAGCCCGTGGGGCGTGTTCTCCATCGCCATGACCCTGCCGATCGCCCTGCTCATGGGAGTCTGGTTGCGCTACATCCGGCCCGGCAAAGTCGGCGAGGCCACAGCGATCGGCGTCGCCTTGCTGCTCGTGGCGGTCGCGGGCGGCGGTTGGGTCGCGGACACGCCGTGGGGCTCGCACGCCTTCGCCTTGTCCAAGACGACGATCGCGCTGGCAATCGTCGTCTACGGGTTCCTCGCCTCGGCGCTGCCGGTCTGGCTGCTGCTCGCGCCGCGCGATTACCTCTCCTCGTTCATGAAGGTCAGCGTCATCAGCCTGTTGGCCGTCGCGGTGCTGCTCGCCCGCCCGGCCACGCAGATGCCCGCGATCACCGCGTTCGCGACGAGCTGCACTGGGCCTGTTTTCGCAGGCACACTCTTCCCGTTCCTCTTCATCACCATCGCGTGCGGGGCGCTCTCGGGATTCCACGCCCTTGTCTCCTCCGGAACAACACCGAAGCTTTTGGAGAAGGAGGGCCAAGCGCGGCTGATCGGCTATGGGTCGATGCTGCTCGAATCCTTCGTCGCGATCATGGCCCTCCTGTCCGCCGTGATCCTCGACCCGCATCTGTACTTCGTGATGAACGCGCCCGTCGCAGTGACCAAAGGCACCGCAGAAGCCGCCGCGAACTGGGTCAACAGTCTCGGCTTGCCAGGAGCACCGCTCCCCTCGGCAGCGATCGGAGACGCGGCTTCGGCGGTCGGCGAGCACAGCGTCGTCTCGCGAGCAGGCGGCGCGCCGACGCTGGCCTTGGGCATGTCCCATGTGCTGAATGTTTTCGGGGGCAGCGCGCTCGCAGGATTCTGGTACCACTTCGCCATCATGTTTGAGGCGCTTTTCATCCTCACCACAGTCGACGCCGGCACCCGCGTCGCGCGGTTCATGCTGTCGGACACCCTTGGCAACGTCCGCGGCCTCGGAAAGCTCAAAGACCCCTCCTGGCGCCCAGGGTCGCTCGCGTGCTCCTTCGCGGTCGCGGCGGGGTGGGGAAGCCTCTTGCTCATGGGGGTGACCGACCCGCTCGGCGGGATCAACACGCTCTACCCGTTGTTCGGCGTCGCCAACCAGCTGCTCGCCGCTGTCGCCCTCACCGTGGTCACGATGATCCTCGTGCGCACCGGGCTCGCCCGCTGGGCCTGGGTGACGCTCGTGCCGCTGGCGTGGGATCTCACCGTCACGCTCGCCGCCTCGTGGCAAAAGATCTTCTCCGCGAACCCGGACATCGGCTACTGGGCGCAGCACCGGCGTTACGCGGCGGCGCAGGCCCGTGGCGCGAACTCCTTCGGATCGGCGAAGACTCCCGCGCAAATCGAAGCCGTCGTCCGCAACACCGCGGTGCAGGCCGCGCTTTCCGTGCTCCTCGCTGTGCTGGTGCTCGTCGTCGTGCTGACCGCCGCTTGGGTGGCGTGGCGGACATTGCGCGGTTTCCCCGCCCTGGTCGAGGAGGAGCCAGCCGTCCCGTCGCGGATCTTCGCCCCGCGCGGATTGTTCCCGACCAAAACCGAACGCGCCGTGGCCCAAGAATGGGCCACGACCGGCGCACCCGGGCGTTCGGCTTTGCCGCGCGTGTCCGAGACCGCCCAACGCTGCTGCTGA
- a CDS encoding HdeD family acid-resistance protein → MNATPYASPSPSGFFHEIGRVLRYWPAVLVSGIVTVVAGVLAIIYQDVTAIVAGLLFGLGILFQGVLFAATAIGAKPGTPGRAWLGVWAVLSIGAGLLAIFYPWSGVLALAYLLIFWFLVNAVNNIVRAASDKNHRVWFGVLGALELIVAVWLLVDIFTAVSTVVLLVGFGLLLRGVGEIAVAFRLRHVGNVLRSQ, encoded by the coding sequence ATGAACGCCACCCCGTACGCCTCCCCCTCCCCCTCCGGTTTCTTCCACGAGATCGGCCGTGTCCTGCGGTATTGGCCCGCTGTGCTCGTCTCCGGGATCGTCACCGTGGTCGCGGGCGTTCTGGCGATCATCTATCAAGATGTCACCGCCATCGTGGCCGGTCTGCTCTTCGGCCTCGGGATACTGTTCCAAGGGGTTCTCTTCGCGGCGACCGCCATCGGCGCGAAACCCGGCACGCCGGGGCGCGCGTGGCTCGGCGTGTGGGCGGTCTTGAGCATCGGGGCTGGTTTGCTCGCCATATTCTATCCGTGGTCGGGCGTGTTGGCGCTGGCCTATCTGTTGATCTTCTGGTTCCTCGTCAACGCCGTCAACAACATCGTCCGAGCCGCTTCGGACAAAAACCACCGGGTCTGGTTCGGCGTGCTCGGCGCGCTGGAGCTCATCGTCGCGGTATGGCTGCTGGTTGATATTTTCACCGCTGTCAGCACGGTTGTGCTCCTCGTCGGCTTCGGCTTGCTGCTGCGCGGCGTCGGCGAGATCGCCGTCGCGTTCCGCCTGCGCCACGTTGGCAACGTGCTGCGCAGCCAGTGA
- the nudC gene encoding NAD(+) diphosphatase — MGFSLTQQPLLSRAPVCRDERLRADTAALAEGWRTARVLLVTRRGQFLAQAGRLILSPALELAPQPPVEGAVFLGEHRLGEHRLGERGGSHVWAVQVPELDGELLDLRFAGHQLSAEDASLAATAVAMLSWQGRSRFAPWSGEPMALVKGGWVRVAADGKEEFPRTDPAVICLVHDGADQVLLARQPIWPQRWFSVLAGFCEPGESLEQCVKREIAEEVGVDVSAIGYLGSQPWPFPRSLMLGFHAQGDPAQPVVPADGEIEEARWFHVDEVADALQRGLDWGAGPPVPSPQGEPEAELFLPGSISIARQMIESWAASRLSRASR; from the coding sequence ATGGGTTTCTCTTTGACACAGCAGCCCCTCCTCTCCAGGGCTCCGGTCTGCCGGGACGAGCGCCTTCGCGCCGACACCGCCGCGCTCGCCGAAGGCTGGCGCACGGCGCGGGTGCTTTTGGTGACTCGGCGCGGGCAGTTCCTGGCGCAGGCGGGCAGGCTCATCTTGAGCCCGGCGCTGGAGCTCGCGCCGCAACCCCCGGTTGAAGGGGCTGTGTTCCTTGGTGAACACAGGCTGGGCGAACACAGGCTCGGCGAACGCGGCGGCTCCCATGTGTGGGCGGTCCAAGTGCCGGAGTTAGACGGCGAGCTGCTCGACCTGCGTTTCGCGGGGCACCAGCTCTCGGCCGAAGACGCGAGTTTGGCCGCCACAGCCGTCGCGATGCTTTCCTGGCAGGGCCGTTCTCGGTTCGCGCCTTGGTCGGGCGAGCCGATGGCCCTCGTCAAAGGCGGCTGGGTCCGCGTCGCCGCCGATGGCAAAGAAGAGTTCCCCCGCACCGACCCCGCAGTCATTTGTTTGGTCCACGACGGCGCGGACCAGGTGCTCCTCGCCCGACAGCCGATCTGGCCGCAGCGGTGGTTCTCCGTCCTGGCCGGGTTCTGCGAGCCGGGGGAGTCGCTGGAGCAGTGCGTCAAGCGGGAGATCGCCGAAGAGGTCGGGGTCGATGTGTCCGCTATCGGCTATCTCGGCAGCCAGCCGTGGCCGTTCCCCCGCTCGCTCATGTTGGGTTTCCACGCTCAAGGCGACCCGGCTCAGCCGGTCGTCCCCGCCGACGGCGAGATCGAAGAGGCGCGTTGGTTCCATGTGGACGAGGTGGCCGACGCGCTCCAACGCGGCCTGGACTGGGGCGCTGGCCCCCCGGTCCCATCGCCGCAGGGCGAGCCCGAAGCCGAGCTGTTCCTGCCGGGTTCGATCTCTATCGCGCGCCAGATGATCGAGTCGTGGGCGGCGAGCAGGCTCAGCCGCGCCAGTCGTTGA
- a CDS encoding potassium channel family protein has protein sequence MTAGQVAAPFSPRLLVPDRQVSPLRAITGRLLVAVLLLVVAAFVVYADRAGYRDIVDRRLTLLDCFYYVTVSLTTTGYGDITPVTEGARLVNILVITPMRVLFLIILVGTTLQVLAERSRQAIRVQRWRHKVRDHNIVVGYGTKGRSAVAAMLADGVEPNRIVVVDVDPALLSAASELGLVTLKGNAARSDVLRSAGAERSSSIVVAVNRDDTAVLVTLTARELTSSAQVVVAVRETENVHLLRRSGATSVVVSSETAGRLLGIATSAPSVVEVIEDLLTPEAGFAVSERDVEQPEVGADPKHLADIVLGVVRGGELIRVGDERVDALELGDRILYVHTVSKE, from the coding sequence GTGACGGCAGGACAAGTGGCGGCTCCTTTCTCGCCAAGACTGTTGGTTCCGGACCGTCAGGTCAGCCCGCTCCGGGCCATCACGGGCCGACTGCTCGTCGCGGTGCTCCTGCTCGTGGTAGCCGCCTTTGTCGTCTACGCGGACCGTGCGGGCTACCGGGACATTGTGGATCGCCGGCTCACGCTCTTGGACTGTTTTTACTACGTCACCGTTTCGCTCACGACCACCGGATACGGCGACATCACTCCGGTGACCGAAGGCGCGAGACTGGTGAACATCCTGGTCATCACGCCTATGCGAGTGCTGTTCCTCATCATCTTGGTCGGCACCACCTTGCAGGTGCTCGCCGAGCGGAGCCGCCAGGCGATCCGAGTCCAACGTTGGAGGCACAAAGTGCGCGATCACAACATTGTCGTGGGATACGGCACCAAGGGGCGCTCGGCAGTCGCCGCGATGCTCGCAGACGGGGTGGAGCCGAACCGGATCGTCGTCGTGGACGTCGATCCGGCGTTGCTTTCCGCCGCGTCCGAGCTGGGCCTGGTCACCCTCAAAGGCAATGCCGCCCGCTCTGATGTGCTCAGGTCGGCGGGAGCGGAACGCTCTTCGTCCATCGTGGTCGCGGTCAACCGAGACGACACCGCTGTGCTCGTCACGCTCACCGCGCGCGAGCTCACTTCGTCGGCGCAAGTGGTGGTCGCGGTGCGCGAGACGGAGAATGTGCACCTTTTGCGCCGCTCCGGCGCGACGTCTGTGGTGGTCTCCTCCGAAACGGCGGGACGGTTGCTCGGCATCGCCACCAGCGCCCCGTCCGTGGTCGAAGTGATCGAGGACTTGCTCACCCCCGAGGCGGGTTTCGCTGTGTCGGAGCGGGATGTGGAGCAGCCCGAGGTCGGCGCGGACCCCAAACACCTCGCCGACATCGTGCTCGGCGTGGTGCGCGGCGGCGAGCTGATCCGGGTCGGCGACGAGCGCGTGGACGCGTTGGAGCTGGGAGACCGGATCTTGTACGTCCACACGGTGAGCAAGGAGTGA
- a CDS encoding DMT family transporter, which yields MPAQQEIAARPQTKPRRLVFAEAAQGPLLVVSWSSAFVAGVIGTKAGTPLLLCCLRFTFAALIVGALALVMRSKWPTGRTLLHTVVAGVFMHAVQFCGFYYGMAHGLGGGVSALIQGLSSMIVIVLAALTLGDRLTSAGWAGFVIGVFGVVVAIEDRLALSPVAVASAFLGLVGITVGTYWQKRFVSGVDVFSGTAVQLAASAPLGLAATLLFEHPQVSDPARFGAAVLWIVIVNSVGVFLLLNHMLRTLPASSVSTLFLAVPAVTSLLSWVVAGQTMSKQAVVGLVIGGFGAALAVLAGRRGRAAA from the coding sequence ATGCCCGCACAGCAGGAAATCGCCGCGCGCCCGCAGACAAAGCCGCGCCGTCTCGTGTTCGCAGAAGCTGCGCAGGGCCCGCTGCTCGTGGTCTCGTGGTCGAGCGCGTTCGTGGCGGGTGTGATCGGCACGAAGGCCGGGACGCCGCTCTTGTTGTGCTGCCTGCGGTTCACCTTTGCGGCGCTGATCGTCGGCGCGCTCGCGCTGGTGATGCGATCGAAGTGGCCGACCGGCAGAACGCTCCTGCACACCGTGGTCGCGGGCGTGTTCATGCACGCCGTGCAGTTCTGTGGTTTTTACTACGGGATGGCGCACGGCCTCGGCGGCGGCGTCTCGGCGCTCATCCAAGGCCTGTCTTCCATGATCGTGATCGTCCTCGCGGCCCTCACCCTCGGCGACCGGCTGACGAGCGCGGGCTGGGCGGGCTTTGTGATCGGGGTTTTCGGCGTCGTCGTCGCGATCGAGGACCGTCTCGCCCTCTCCCCGGTCGCCGTCGCCTCCGCGTTCCTCGGCCTTGTGGGCATCACGGTCGGAACCTATTGGCAGAAACGTTTCGTCTCCGGCGTGGACGTGTTTTCGGGGACCGCGGTCCAGCTCGCCGCCTCTGCCCCGTTGGGGCTCGCCGCCACCTTGCTCTTCGAGCACCCGCAGGTGAGCGATCCCGCCCGGTTCGGGGCCGCGGTCCTCTGGATAGTGATCGTGAACTCGGTGGGCGTGTTTTTGCTGCTCAACCACATGTTGCGCACGCTGCCCGCGAGTTCGGTCTCGACTCTGTTCCTCGCCGTCCCCGCAGTCACCTCACTGCTCAGCTGGGTCGTCGCCGGACAAACGATGAGCAAGCAGGCCGTCGTCGGACTCGTGATCGGCGGATTCGGGGCCGCGCTGGCCGTGTTGGCCGGGCGGCGTGGTCGCGCCGCCGCGTAA
- a CDS encoding sensor histidine kinase — protein MATLRRLLADRTTLAGAQAEHLQRLVVEWQLIADLAFADFLLWVRQDADTAPEGQDSDGDDPRERFVCVAQCRPTTATTLLPGDMVGTEVGEPLASQLRRGFVEGEIIEPEDPMWLEYVPTRREVIPVREGGEVIAVVSRYVNMLQPRSAGNLEMAYTSAADALCQMVCDGFFPDRSDKGPGPRAGDGFLRLAETGAITYSSPNASSALRRLGWEGTFMGSELVEIVRASVSGSLIAEETAAALTATLEGEVADARVEVESNGAVTSWRVIGLRQSDEMAGAVVLLRDVTELRHRERALISKDATIREIHHRVKNNLQSVSALLRMQARRTENLEARQALEDSVRRIGSIALVHDALSISSNEHVSVDDIVDKLIVMLSDLSAPGTSVVVRRQGRFGSLEAERAMSLTTVLTELAQNALEHAFKPGDSGEVVIGAERKGQWLSVQVADSGVGFPEGFDPKATKRLGLRIVATLAESELQASLELGRSELGGSSAKFDVPLRPVVDRRWAAGR, from the coding sequence GTGGCGACGCTGAGAAGGCTCCTCGCTGATCGCACCACCCTTGCCGGAGCGCAAGCCGAGCATCTGCAACGCCTTGTCGTGGAGTGGCAGTTGATCGCCGACCTCGCGTTCGCCGACTTTCTCCTGTGGGTGCGCCAAGACGCGGACACAGCCCCCGAGGGGCAGGACTCGGACGGGGATGATCCGAGGGAGCGGTTCGTGTGCGTCGCGCAGTGCAGGCCGACCACGGCCACCACGCTGCTGCCGGGCGACATGGTGGGCACCGAGGTGGGCGAACCGCTCGCCAGCCAGTTGCGCCGAGGGTTCGTCGAGGGCGAGATCATCGAACCGGAAGACCCGATGTGGCTGGAGTACGTGCCCACCCGCAGGGAGGTGATCCCGGTGCGCGAGGGCGGCGAGGTGATCGCGGTTGTTTCGCGCTACGTCAACATGCTCCAGCCCCGCTCGGCCGGCAACTTGGAGATGGCGTACACAAGCGCGGCGGACGCGCTGTGCCAAATGGTCTGCGACGGATTTTTCCCAGACCGTTCGGACAAAGGCCCTGGCCCCAGGGCTGGTGACGGGTTTCTCCGGCTCGCTGAGACCGGGGCCATCACCTACTCCAGCCCCAACGCCTCTTCTGCCTTGCGCAGGTTGGGCTGGGAAGGCACGTTCATGGGCTCTGAGCTGGTCGAGATTGTCCGCGCGTCCGTCTCGGGCTCGCTCATCGCCGAGGAAACCGCAGCCGCGCTCACGGCGACGTTGGAGGGCGAAGTCGCCGACGCGCGGGTCGAAGTGGAGTCCAACGGGGCCGTCACATCGTGGCGTGTGATCGGGCTGCGGCAATCGGACGAGATGGCTGGCGCGGTGGTTTTGCTCCGCGACGTGACCGAGCTGCGCCACCGTGAACGTGCTTTGATCAGCAAGGACGCGACAATCCGCGAGATCCACCACCGCGTGAAGAACAATTTGCAGTCGGTCTCCGCCCTGCTGCGCATGCAAGCAAGGCGGACGGAGAATCTGGAGGCCCGCCAGGCGCTGGAAGACTCGGTCCGTCGGATCGGTTCGATCGCGTTGGTGCACGACGCGTTGTCCATCTCCTCAAACGAGCATGTCTCGGTGGACGATATCGTCGACAAGCTCATTGTGATGCTGTCCGACCTCAGCGCTCCGGGGACGAGCGTCGTCGTGCGCCGCCAGGGCAGATTCGGGTCTTTGGAGGCGGAGCGGGCGATGTCGCTGACCACGGTCCTCACCGAACTGGCCCAGAACGCCCTTGAGCACGCCTTCAAACCTGGCGATTCGGGCGAGGTGGTGATCGGCGCGGAGCGCAAAGGCCAGTGGCTCAGCGTCCAGGTGGCCGATAGCGGCGTGGGCTTCCCCGAAGGATTCGACCCGAAAGCGACGAAGCGGCTCGGTTTGCGCATCGTCGCCACCCTCGCGGAGTCCGAGTTGCAAGCCTCCTTGGAATTGGGCCGCAGCGAACTCGGCGGGTCCTCTGCGAAGTTCGATGTTCCGTTGCGCCCGGTGGTGGACCGGCGTTGGGCGGCGGGACGGTAA
- a CDS encoding 50S ribosomal protein bL37, with protein MAKRGRKKRDRRKSKANHGKRPNS; from the coding sequence ATGGCAAAACGAGGACGTAAGAAGCGCGACCGGCGCAAGAGCAAAGCCAATCACGGGAAACGCCCGAACAGCTGA
- the rsrA gene encoding mycothiol system anti-sigma-R factor, with translation MSTDAEPVSAPGPEPSALQRAQLEEMQRAFEPIDPKLAETLTSFDCRGAIPKCREEVEALWLVADGGCDVKLRERLEAHFENCPSCHTQYELEVRIKELLSKKCKSEPCAPEGLKEKLRGEIRNMLNLSHPRVDSENRDE, from the coding sequence TTGAGCACGGACGCAGAGCCGGTTTCGGCGCCTGGCCCGGAGCCCAGCGCGCTGCAGCGCGCGCAGCTCGAAGAGATGCAGCGGGCTTTCGAGCCGATCGACCCGAAGCTCGCGGAGACTTTGACGAGTTTCGATTGCCGCGGAGCGATTCCGAAATGCCGTGAGGAGGTCGAAGCGCTCTGGCTCGTCGCGGACGGCGGCTGCGACGTCAAACTCCGCGAGCGGCTGGAAGCCCATTTCGAAAACTGCCCGTCCTGTCACACGCAGTACGAGCTCGAGGTCCGAATCAAGGAACTGCTCTCGAAGAAATGCAAATCAGAGCCGTGCGCGCCAGAGGGCCTCAAAGAAAAGCTGCGAGGCGAGATTCGGAACATGCTCAATCTCTCGCACCCTCGCGTGGATTCGGAGAACCGAGACGAATGA